Part of the Rhizobium sp. WYJ-E13 genome is shown below.
AGCACCATTTCTGCGTAGAGCTTGCCACAGTAATTTGACAGCATGACGCCGTGGCCGGAATAACCGCCGATCGATGTGACACCAGGCATCACCTCGCGCACGAACGGCTGGCGCGGCATGGTGATGCCGACCGACCCACCCCAGGCATGGGTGATTTCGATATCCTTCAAGGCGGGATAGATCTCGGCGATCTGCCGGCGGATATGCTGTGAAATGTCCCGCGGATTGTCCGAAGTATAGGCCTCACGCCCGCCGAAGAGCAGCCGCCCGTCCTTCGACTTGCGGAAATAGCGCACGACGAACCGCGAATCCGCCACCGCCTCGCCGCCCGGCAGCACATCGGGAAACCGCTCAAGCGGCACGGTCGCACCAATGAAGGAGCGAATCGGCATCACATGGCTTGCTGTGACCGGTTCCAGATTGCCGATATATCCGTTGCAGGCAATCAGCGCCCGGTTGGCGGTGATCGTGCCTCGTCCGGTCTCGATCATGACCTTGCTGCTGCCCTGGCTGATCGATTTCGCCTTCGTCATTTCGAAGATGTCTGCACCGGCATTGGCCGCCACCCTGCCAAGGCCGACCAGCAGCTTCAGCGGATGGATATGGCCGGTGCCGACGTCGCGAACGCCGCAGTAGAATCGTTTCGAGCCGAGGCGTTCCTGCGTCTCGTCACGGTCCATGAAACGCAGGTGCGGGTAGTCGTAGCGAAAGGCTGCGATTTCCGCATTCTCGTAATAGGCCCGCTTGTGGCTTTCCTTGTGGGAGACGTTGAGCTGGCCGGGCATATAGTCGATGTCGATCTGATGCTCGGCCGCAAAATCTAGAAGATGTCGCTTGGCATCTTCTGCAAGATCGAAGAGTGCCTTGGAGCGCTCATAACCGAACTTCTCCTCGATCTCCTCCGGCCACCAGCGCTGGCCGGTGCCGAGCTGGCCGCCATTGCGCCCCGAGGCGCCGTCGCCAAGCCTGACGGCCTCGATGAGCGTTACCGAGACCCCCGCTCTGGCGAGATTATAGGCCGCCTGAAGGCCGGTATAGCCGCCGCCGACGATGGCGACGTCACATTGCCTCGAGCCGTCGAGCGCCGGATAATCCGGGCGCTCGTCAACTGTTGCCTGATACCAGGATACGCCGGGTGCGATGGGGCTCTGCCATGTCTCTTTCGTCATGGCGGTCCCTTATACGTTCAGAAGGAGGAATTCCCGCTCCCAGGGGCTGATCACCTGCATGAAGGTTTCGAACTCGCCCCGCTTCACGCCGGCATAAAGCCCGATGAACTCCTTGCCGAAGACTTCCGCGAATGCCGGCTCGTCTTCAAGCAGCGCCACGGCTTCCAGAAGGCCGCGCGGCAAATCGATAGAGCCTTCATTGGCCGAATCCTCGGTCGGCGCCGTCGGCTCGATCTCTTTCTGGATGCCGAGTAGGCCTGAGGCCAGCGAGGCGGCAAGAGCGAGATAGGGATTGGCATCCGAACTCGGCAGGCGGTTTTCCACGCGCCGGGCCTGCGGATCGGAAACCGGCACGCGGAAGGCCGTCGTGCGGTTGTCGTAACCCCAGGCATTGTTGACCGGGCACGACATGTCCGGCTGCAGGCGGCGGTAGGAATTCACATAGGGCGCCAGCATGGCAAGCGCGCTCGGCACGTATTTCTGCATGCCACCGATGAAATGGAAGAATTCCTTTGAGGCAGAACCGTCATTGTTTGAAAAGACGTTCTTGCCGGTGTTGATGTCCACCACGGACTGGTGGATATGCATCGCCGAACCCGGCTGGCCCTGCATCGGCTTGGCCATGAAGGTGGCGTAGATGTCGTGCTTCAGCGCCGCCTCGCGGATCGTGCGCTTGAAGAGAAACACCTGGTCGGCAAGTTCGATCGGATTGCCGTGACGGAGGTTGATTTCGAGCTGCGCCGGTCCTTCCTCGTGGATCAGCGTATCGATCTCGAGACCCTGCTTTTCCGAGAAGTGGTAGATGTCGTCGATTAGTTCATCGAACTCGTTGATGCCGGCGATCGAATAACCTTGGCCGCCGAGGATCGAACGACCCGAACGTCCCTTGGGTGGGTGCAGCGGATAGTCCGGGTCGTCATTCGTGGCGACCAGGTAGAATTCGATTTCCGGCGCTACGATCGGCTTCCAGCCGCGCTCGGCATAGAGGCTGAGAATGCGCTTCAATACGTTGCGCGGTGTATAGGGAACTTCCTGTCCGTCGGAATTGACGATGTCGCAGATGACCTGCGCAGTCGGGTCGGTTTCCCAAGGCACGACGGACAGGGTGGAAAGGTCGGGCACGAGCTTCAGGTCGCTGTCGCGCGGCTCGTAGCGGAAGCTTTCGGTCTCCTCTGGATATTCGCCTGATATCGTGTGGCGGTAGATCGCCGAAGGCAGTGCGAGCGACGTGTTGGAGGTAAACTTGGAGGACGGCATCATCTTGCCGCGCGGCACGCCGGCAAGGTCCGGCGTGATGCATTCAATGTCTTCGATCCCGCGTGCCCTCAGCCACTGCGCCGCTTCCTTCCAATTCGCAACACCGCGCAGAGATCCGGGATCGGGAGGGGATTTCTTTGAGGCGGGTACGTTTCTGGCAGGCTTCAGCGTCGTCTTTTTTGGGGACATGACACACCGGTTTGTGTTGATCGTAACGCCATCATAACCGGAGTTTGGCAATTGGCGAGGGGGTGGAAGGCGTTGACATCAGCCCTTTGATGGAAAAAGAAGACGCGACTTCAGCGGGGGAAAATAGATTTTGCAGCGCAAGAGCGATGTGATCGTCATCGGTGCGGGTGCCGCCGGCATGATGTGCGCCATTCGCGCCGGCCAGCGCGGCCGTTCGGTCACCGTGCTCGACCATGCGCGCGCACCGGGTGAGAAGATCCGTATCTCCGGCGGCGGCCGCTGCAACTTCACCAATATCAATGCCGGCCCGAAGAACTTCCTCTCCGCCAATCCGCATTTCTGCAAGTCGGCGCTTGCCCGTTTCACGCCAGCGGATTTCATTGCCATGGTCGACCGTCATGGGATCGCCTGGCATGAAAAGACGCTCGGGCAGCTCTTCTGCGACAACAGCGCCAAGGACATCATCTTCATGCTTCTCGACGAGATGCGCGCGGCGGGTGCCGCCTGGCATCTCGGCATCGAAATCTCGGGCGTGGAGAAGACCGAAAGCGGCTTCCGTGTCTCCACATCGGAAGGCCTCTTCGAAGCTTCCTCGCTCGTCATCGCAACCGGTGGAAAATCCATTCCCAAGATGGGGGCGACGGGCTTTGCTTATCGCATTGCCGAGCAGTTCGGTCTTGCTCTCACCGAAACGCGCCCCGGTCTCGTGCCCGTGACGCTCGACCCGATCCTGCTTGAAAGCATTGCGCCGCTGTCAGGCATTTCCGCGCCAGCCGAGATCCGCCACGGAAAGACTGCCTTCCGCGAAGCCCTGCTCTTCACCCACCGCGGTCTCAGCGGCCCCGCCATCCTGCAGATTTCCTCTTACTGGCGCGAAGGCGATGCCATCACGATCGATATCGAACCGGATGTCGATATCGCCGCCCATCTGAAGAGGGCCAAGCAGGCGAACGGACGCCAGTCGGCGCAGACAGCACTCGGCGAAATCCTGCCGAAGCGCCTGGCGCAGTATATTGTCGAACGCGAAGCGATCGGCGGCAATATGGCCGACCTCTCCGACAAGCTGCTGACCAGGCTTGCCGGCGCGGCGCAGAACTGGTCCGTCAGGCCCTCCGGTTCCGAAGGCTACCGCACGGCGGAAGTCACGCTCGGCGGCATCGACACGACGGCGCTCGATTCTCGCAGCATGCAGGCGAAGGCCGTTCCCGGTCTTTATTTCATCGGCGAATGCGTGGATGTAACCGGCTGGCTCGGCGGCTATAATTTCCAGTGGGCCTGGGCATCCGGTTTTGCGGCCGGCGAGACATTGTAAACGCTAATATTGATAGACGCGAAACCTTTGGGGCGATTCAAGACTTCTTAAGGTTGGCTGCGCCATCCTGTCTCAATGGCAGGTTGGCAAAGCCGTTCCTAAATTAAGCTTTACCGGCAAGCTGTTTTGTTGGATTGTTGTAGTTAGACAGAAGTGAGGTTTCGCAATGAACAGAAACACTCGACGCGCCCGCGCCATCGCAATCGCCCAGGCAAAGCCTGATGCAAAGCTCGTAACTCTGCGCTATCTGATGCTCGCCGCCGGCGCGACCGCCGCCAGCATTGCTGTTCTTCTTTCCCACTTCATCTGATCTTTCAGCAGTTGAAATGGAAGTTTTCGGTCTCGCGGCTGATCTGTCGCGTTCCGGCAGCGCGCAATTTGCAACTATTGCGCGGCATTGGCTAATCGAGTCTCACCGTTTATCCGAAAATTAACATCTAATCCGACACATTGTAGACTAATATTTGGGTGTTTCCGGTCTTGCCGGAAATGAACTGGCAATGATTGCCGCCCGCTCCAGGGTTTCCCCAACTGTCAGTAAATCAGCTCGATATGCACCCGGCTGGCGCCAGAAGGCTGCCGGCGGGAGGAGTGGTGTATGAAAGGCACGGCGCGCTATGTTCATTGACAAGATTCTTTCTCGTTTCAAGATCCAGACCAAGGTTCTGATTTTTGTCCTGCCATTCGTCATCACCATTTCCGCCGTTGGTCTGACCGGTCTTTATGCCTCCGGTCTGCTGCAGGGCCGAATGGAGATTTCCAACAGCGTTCTCCAGTCGCTGAGCGGGTTCAAGGATCTCTACGCGTCGATGGACGACTTCCTGCAGACGACCAACGAGCAGGCGCGCGATAAGCTCTACGCCGATATCAAGACCCAGGGGCAGACGCTGAACGCCACCATGGCGCAGATCGGCGACAATGCCGGTCATGACAACCTGCAGGCTGCCATCGAGGGCACGAACGGCATTTCGGATACGGTCGGCAAGCTATGGACCCTGCACGAGCAGGAAGTGGCCCTCCGCAAGCAGATCGACGACGCCCAGAAAGTGATGATCACCAACCGCTTCAACGTCAGCTACGACGCCAAGCAGTTGGAAGAGAACGTCCGCACCGACGAAGGCAACGCGACGGCGACCCTGCGCGCAGCCGACCGTCTGCTGAAGGGTGGCGATACACTGGCAAACGCCATGAACGATTTCAGCAAGGCGCAGGCTCCGGCTGACAAGCTGAAGGTCGTGACCGATGCGCTTCCCGCGATCGTCAAGGCGCAGCGCATGATCGAAATCTCCGTGCCGCAGAACCAGAAGAGCATGACCCAGTCGATGGCACAGACCGTGAGCGATCTGAAGGCTCAGGCGGCAGCACCCGATGCCGGCACGGATGACGGCGTTGCCAATCTCGGCCGTCTCGTCTCCCGCTTCCGCCAGATGTCGACTTACACCCAGCTCACCGCCACGCAGATGATGCGTGAGGCAACGACGACCTTCGTGGAGCTCGACAGCCGTATCGCTCAGACCAACTCGGTGCTGGAGGATACGCGGCGGCTTGAAAGCTCCATCTATTCGCTACAGCTCGTGCTTGCCGATTTCAATGCCAAGCCGAACAAGGAAAATCGCGTTCGCCTGAACCAGGAAATCGCCACGCTCAACACCATGCTGAACACCCTTCAGGCAAGTGCCAAGGGTATGAATTTCGCTGGTGACATCGTCGACGCGATTACGCCTGCTCTCGCTTCGATGGATAAGGGCGCACAATCCCTCGTCGATGTGATCAATCAGCGCACGAGCGATTATGTCGCCGCGCGACAGCAGCTTGACGGCGTCTGGCGCCAATTGACGAGCTTTGCGGAAGTGCAGAAGCAGACCGCCGGCACGGAGCGCGACCAGGCCAACAGCATCTCCGTCGGCACGACTGCGCTCGGCATCCTGGTGTCCATCGTCGGCGGCATCGCTCTGGTGCTGACGCTGCAGCGGCCGATCGCCCAGATCACCGCAGCCATGCGCCGCATCGCGGAAGGTGCGCTCGACACCAACATCTCCGGCGAGAAGCGTTCCGATGAAATCGGCGACATTGCCCGCGCGCTCGGCATCTTCAAGGAAAATGCCATCTCCAAGATCCGTATCGAGGAGCAGAGTGACGAAGAGCGACAAGCCGCCGAGCATGAACGCCAGCGCAACGATGCTGAAAAACGCGAGATGGACAGGCAGATCGAATATGCCGTCAACCAGCTTGCCGCCGGGCTCGAGCGCATGTCTCAGGGCGATATCTCGACGACGATCGATACGCCCTTCATCGGTCGCCTCGAACAGCTCCGTCAGGATTTCAACGGCTCGATGATGCGTCTGCAGGCCACGATGAGCCAGATCCGCGACAACGTCCAGATGATCCAGGGCAACGGCAACCAGATGGCCCAGTCCGCCGAGGATCTCTCCAAGCGCACTGAGCAGCAGGCTGCGTCGCTGGAAGAAACCGCCGCCGCCGTCGACCAGATCACCGTCACCGTCCGCTCGTCTGCCGAGCGCGCCAAGGATGCCGACCAGATCGTTCGTCAGGCCAAGCGCAGTGCCGATGACTCGGCTGTCGTCGTCAACAATGCGATCGACGCCATGGGCCGCATCGAGGATGCGTCGCGCCAGATCGAGCAGATCATCGGCGTCATCGACGAGATCGCCTTCCAGACCAACCTCCTGGCGCTCAATGCCGGCATCGAAGCCGCCCGTGCTGGTGAAGCCGGCAAGGGTTTTGCCGTCGTCGCCATGGAGGTCCGCGAGCTTGCCCAGCGCTCGGCCGCTGCCGCGCAGGAGATCAAGGGCCTCATCAACAAATCGACGAACGAGGTCAATTCCGGTTCGCAGTTCGTACAGGAAACCGGAACGGTTCTCGCCAAGATCAGCGCTCAGATCGTCACGATCAGCCAGCACGTCGAAATGATCGCCCGCGCCAGCCACGACCAGTCGAGCGCGCTGCAGGGGGTCAATTCCACCGTCAACCAGATGGACCAGATGACCCAGCAGAATGCTGCGATGGTAGAAGAGACCACTGCCGCAAGCCGCGAGCTGGCAAACGAGGCTGACGCGCTGCTGCATCTCGTGCAGCAGTTTAAGATCGACGGCGGCAGCGACATGCACATCTACCGCGCAGCCTGATTCCAGCCTTCCATCCGCAAT
Proteins encoded:
- a CDS encoding FAD-binding oxidoreductase; the encoded protein is MTKETWQSPIAPGVSWYQATVDERPDYPALDGSRQCDVAIVGGGYTGLQAAYNLARAGVSVTLIEAVRLGDGASGRNGGQLGTGQRWWPEEIEEKFGYERSKALFDLAEDAKRHLLDFAAEHQIDIDYMPGQLNVSHKESHKRAYYENAEIAAFRYDYPHLRFMDRDETQERLGSKRFYCGVRDVGTGHIHPLKLLVGLGRVAANAGADIFEMTKAKSISQGSSKVMIETGRGTITANRALIACNGYIGNLEPVTASHVMPIRSFIGATVPLERFPDVLPGGEAVADSRFVVRYFRKSKDGRLLFGGREAYTSDNPRDISQHIRRQIAEIYPALKDIEITHAWGGSVGITMPRQPFVREVMPGVTSIGGYSGHGVMLSNYCGKLYAEMVLGKSADLDLFKALDIPAFPGGVRMRAPLLFLALSWFALRDKF
- a CDS encoding glutamine synthetase family protein, coding for MSPKKTTLKPARNVPASKKSPPDPGSLRGVANWKEAAQWLRARGIEDIECITPDLAGVPRGKMMPSSKFTSNTSLALPSAIYRHTISGEYPEETESFRYEPRDSDLKLVPDLSTLSVVPWETDPTAQVICDIVNSDGQEVPYTPRNVLKRILSLYAERGWKPIVAPEIEFYLVATNDDPDYPLHPPKGRSGRSILGGQGYSIAGINEFDELIDDIYHFSEKQGLEIDTLIHEEGPAQLEINLRHGNPIELADQVFLFKRTIREAALKHDIYATFMAKPMQGQPGSAMHIHQSVVDINTGKNVFSNNDGSASKEFFHFIGGMQKYVPSALAMLAPYVNSYRRLQPDMSCPVNNAWGYDNRTTAFRVPVSDPQARRVENRLPSSDANPYLALAASLASGLLGIQKEIEPTAPTEDSANEGSIDLPRGLLEAVALLEDEPAFAEVFGKEFIGLYAGVKRGEFETFMQVISPWEREFLLLNV
- a CDS encoding HAMP domain-containing methyl-accepting chemotaxis protein, with the translated sequence MFIDKILSRFKIQTKVLIFVLPFVITISAVGLTGLYASGLLQGRMEISNSVLQSLSGFKDLYASMDDFLQTTNEQARDKLYADIKTQGQTLNATMAQIGDNAGHDNLQAAIEGTNGISDTVGKLWTLHEQEVALRKQIDDAQKVMITNRFNVSYDAKQLEENVRTDEGNATATLRAADRLLKGGDTLANAMNDFSKAQAPADKLKVVTDALPAIVKAQRMIEISVPQNQKSMTQSMAQTVSDLKAQAAAPDAGTDDGVANLGRLVSRFRQMSTYTQLTATQMMREATTTFVELDSRIAQTNSVLEDTRRLESSIYSLQLVLADFNAKPNKENRVRLNQEIATLNTMLNTLQASAKGMNFAGDIVDAITPALASMDKGAQSLVDVINQRTSDYVAARQQLDGVWRQLTSFAEVQKQTAGTERDQANSISVGTTALGILVSIVGGIALVLTLQRPIAQITAAMRRIAEGALDTNISGEKRSDEIGDIARALGIFKENAISKIRIEEQSDEERQAAEHERQRNDAEKREMDRQIEYAVNQLAAGLERMSQGDISTTIDTPFIGRLEQLRQDFNGSMMRLQATMSQIRDNVQMIQGNGNQMAQSAEDLSKRTEQQAASLEETAAAVDQITVTVRSSAERAKDADQIVRQAKRSADDSAVVVNNAIDAMGRIEDASRQIEQIIGVIDEIAFQTNLLALNAGIEAARAGEAGKGFAVVAMEVRELAQRSAAAAQEIKGLINKSTNEVNSGSQFVQETGTVLAKISAQIVTISQHVEMIARASHDQSSALQGVNSTVNQMDQMTQQNAAMVEETTAASRELANEADALLHLVQQFKIDGGSDMHIYRAA